One region of Flavobacteriales bacterium genomic DNA includes:
- a CDS encoding aminopeptidase P family protein: MKYQPISKKLFEHNRALFSAQLNAQSLAVFCSNDQMPTNADGTMPFKQNSDLFWLSGVDQEESKLIIFPECSNPKHREILFLKETSDLIAIWEGEKLSKEKAFETSGVSTVYWNNQFEDVFNELMQEAKTVYLNSNEHARSSSKVQTQTDRFNDWCKNNFSTKEYVKSAPIMHDLRAVKHPLEIELLQHACNITEKGFRRVLNFVKAGVMEYEIEAEYMHEFLINRSKGFAYEPIIASGRNACVLHYIDNNKVCQDGDVILMDVGAEYANYASDMTRCIPVSGRFTKRQKDVYNAVLSVMKQATSMLKPGVLLGDYHKEVGLIMQSELLGLGLIDQHDIDKQDPKNPAYRKYFMHGTSHFLGLDVHDVGHFDKPIKEGMVFTCEPGIYILEENLGIRLENDLVITKDKPFDLMANIPLEANEIEDLMN; encoded by the coding sequence ATGAAATACCAACCCATCTCCAAAAAATTATTTGAACATAATAGAGCTCTTTTTTCCGCTCAACTAAACGCACAATCACTAGCTGTTTTTTGCTCTAACGACCAAATGCCTACTAATGCTGACGGTACTATGCCATTCAAACAAAATAGCGACTTATTTTGGCTCAGTGGTGTTGACCAAGAAGAAAGTAAGCTTATTATTTTCCCAGAATGCTCTAACCCTAAGCATAGAGAAATCCTATTTTTAAAAGAAACTAGCGACTTGATTGCTATTTGGGAAGGCGAAAAATTGAGTAAAGAAAAAGCCTTTGAAACATCGGGAGTTAGCACTGTTTATTGGAACAACCAATTTGAAGATGTTTTTAATGAACTGATGCAAGAAGCCAAAACCGTTTATCTGAATTCTAACGAACACGCCCGCTCATCCTCAAAAGTACAAACCCAAACCGATAGGTTTAATGATTGGTGCAAAAATAATTTCTCTACGAAAGAATACGTCAAGTCTGCACCGATTATGCACGATTTGAGAGCCGTAAAACACCCTCTTGAAATTGAATTATTACAACACGCTTGCAACATCACCGAAAAAGGATTTAGACGGGTGTTAAACTTTGTCAAAGCAGGTGTAATGGAGTATGAAATTGAAGCAGAGTATATGCATGAATTTCTCATCAATAGATCTAAGGGTTTTGCCTATGAGCCCATCATTGCGTCGGGTAGAAATGCTTGTGTTCTGCATTATATAGACAACAATAAAGTTTGTCAAGATGGTGACGTTATTCTTATGGATGTAGGTGCCGAATATGCCAACTATGCTTCAGATATGACACGTTGTATTCCTGTAAGCGGAAGATTTACTAAACGACAAAAAGACGTTTACAATGCTGTGTTGAGCGTAATGAAACAAGCGACCTCTATGCTCAAACCAGGGGTTCTATTGGGAGACTATCACAAAGAAGTTGGACTAATTATGCAATCTGAACTACTTGGCTTAGGACTCATTGACCAGCACGATATTGACAAGCAAGATCCCAAAAATCCGGCTTACAGAAAGTACTTTATGCACGGCACTAGCCATTTCTTAGGATTAGATGTTCATGATGTTGGTCACTTTGACAAACCCATAAAAGAAGGCATGGTGTTTACTTGTGAGCCGGGCATTTATATCCTTGAGGAAAACTTAGGGATTCGCTTAGAAAATGACTTAGTGATTACTAAAGACAAGCCGTTTGACCTAATGGCAAACATTCCTTTAGAGGCAAACGAAATAGAAGACTTGATGAATTAA
- a CDS encoding succinate dehydrogenase cytochrome b subunit — MSKSVLIKSSLAKKYWMAGTGLFLCLFLVGHLLGNLQLLLPAETASDSFNLYAKFMTTNPVVKILSYITYFSILFHAVDGILLVVQNKKARPVQYAYNKPSANSNWASRNMGLLGTILLLFLIIHMRSFWYEMHFGDIPTVLIGGEDVKDLYAITTTAFQELWYVILYIVCMVAIAFHLSHGFSSAFQTIGASHPKYSPIIKNIGYAFGILIPFAFAIIPLALYFR, encoded by the coding sequence ATGAGTAAGTCGGTTTTGATAAAATCTTCACTAGCGAAAAAGTACTGGATGGCCGGAACGGGTCTATTTCTTTGTCTTTTTCTAGTGGGTCATTTACTAGGTAATTTACAACTGTTATTACCTGCTGAAACAGCATCAGATTCTTTTAATCTCTATGCAAAATTTATGACAACAAATCCTGTTGTTAAAATTCTTTCTTACATCACTTATTTTAGCATCTTGTTTCATGCTGTTGATGGTATTCTTCTAGTTGTTCAGAATAAAAAAGCACGACCAGTTCAGTACGCTTACAATAAGCCAAGTGCTAATTCTAATTGGGCATCTAGAAATATGGGGCTTTTAGGAACTATATTGTTGTTGTTCCTTATTATTCACATGCGAAGTTTTTGGTATGAGATGCACTTTGGCGATATTCCAACGGTTTTAATTGGCGGTGAAGATGTTAAGGATTTATATGCTATAACTACTACTGCATTTCAAGAGTTATGGTATGTAATTTTATACATTGTTTGTATGGTAGCTATTGCTTTCCACTTGTCACACGGTTTTTCTAGTGCATTTCAAACAATTGGAGCAAGTCATCCAAAATATTCACCCATTATTAAAAATATTGGCTATGCATTTGGCATTTTAATTCCTTTTGCATTTGCTATCATCCCCTTAGCCCTTTACTTTAGATAA
- the sufC gene encoding Fe-S cluster assembly ATPase SufC codes for MLEIKDLKASIEGNKILTGINLKVNAGEVHAIMGPNGSGKSTLSSVIAGREEYEIEDGSIDFNGSDIMELSPEERSHKGIFLSFQYPIEIPGVSVSNFLKTSLNESRKAQGLEPMPAGDLLKMMREKMELLEIKKGFLSRSLNQGFSGGEKKRNEIFQMAMLEPKLAILDETDSGLDIDALRIVANGVNKLKSKDNATIVITHYQRLLDYIVPDYVHVLYDGKIVKSGTKELALELEEKGYDWIIKEAEGK; via the coding sequence ATGTTAGAAATAAAAGACTTAAAAGCTTCAATAGAAGGTAATAAAATTTTAACCGGCATAAATCTAAAAGTTAATGCTGGCGAGGTTCACGCTATAATGGGCCCAAACGGTTCAGGTAAAAGTACCTTGTCTTCGGTCATTGCTGGTAGAGAAGAATATGAAATTGAAGATGGGAGTATCGATTTCAACGGTAGCGATATTATGGAGCTATCCCCTGAGGAACGTTCACACAAAGGCATATTCTTATCCTTCCAATACCCTATTGAAATTCCTGGCGTATCCGTTTCAAACTTTCTAAAAACCTCTTTGAACGAAAGTCGTAAAGCGCAAGGGCTAGAGCCTATGCCTGCTGGCGATTTATTGAAAATGATGAGAGAAAAAATGGAGCTTCTTGAAATAAAGAAAGGCTTTCTTAGTCGTTCTCTAAATCAAGGATTTTCTGGGGGTGAGAAGAAAAGAAACGAAATCTTTCAAATGGCAATGCTAGAGCCTAAATTAGCAATCCTTGATGAAACTGATTCGGGTTTAGATATTGACGCATTGCGTATTGTAGCTAATGGTGTAAACAAGTTAAAATCGAAAGACAACGCTACCATTGTTATTACTCACTATCAGCGTTTGTTAGACTACATTGTTCCCGATTATGTCCACGTATTGTACGATGGTAAAATTGTAAAGTCTGGCACAAAAGAATTAGCCTTAGAATTAGAAGAAAAGGGTTACGATTGGATTATTAAAGAGGCGGAAGGAAAGTGA
- a CDS encoding amidohydrolase translates to MTKLRITLVQSHLYWESPEVNRNHLEALMSKVKETDIFILPELFSTAFSVSCQGEAMNGESMQWLSKLAKQKQSSIVGSLIIVENSKKHNRLIWMNPDGTYFQYDKRHLFGMMNEGDYFEAGKDRLIIDFKGWKICPLICYDLRFPVFSRNNENFDLLLYVANWPVSRIDHWDKLLVARAIENQCYVAAVNRVGQDINGVEFNGHSSLIDYNGHLIYKEVEKEQVKTLTIDKADLLKGRSRLPFLKDMDSFSID, encoded by the coding sequence ATGACTAAGCTAAGGATAACATTAGTACAAAGTCATCTGTATTGGGAGAGCCCAGAAGTAAATAGAAATCACCTTGAAGCCTTAATGTCTAAGGTAAAAGAAACCGATATTTTTATATTACCTGAATTATTTAGTACAGCTTTTAGTGTCAGTTGTCAAGGTGAGGCTATGAATGGCGAAAGTATGCAATGGTTGTCAAAATTAGCTAAGCAAAAACAATCAAGTATTGTTGGCTCATTGATAATAGTTGAAAATAGCAAAAAGCACAATCGCTTAATATGGATGAATCCTGATGGCACATATTTTCAGTATGACAAGCGTCATTTATTTGGTATGATGAATGAGGGAGATTATTTCGAAGCAGGGAAAGACCGACTCATTATTGATTTTAAGGGCTGGAAAATCTGCCCACTTATATGTTACGACCTTCGTTTTCCAGTATTCAGCAGAAATAATGAAAATTTTGACTTATTATTATATGTAGCCAATTGGCCAGTTAGTCGCATTGATCATTGGGACAAACTATTAGTGGCAAGAGCCATAGAAAATCAATGTTATGTAGCCGCCGTAAATAGAGTAGGGCAAGACATCAATGGCGTTGAGTTTAACGGGCATAGTTCCTTAATTGACTATAATGGACACCTTATATATAAGGAGGTTGAAAAGGAACAAGTAAAAACATTAACTATTGATAAGGCTGATTTATTGAAAGGGAGGTCAAGATTGCCCTTTTTAAAAGATATGGATTCGTTCTCTATTGATTAG
- a CDS encoding fumarate reductase/succinate dehydrogenase flavoprotein subunit, which produces MSTLDAKIPEGPLKDKWTKHKNDIKLVNPANKRLIDVIVVGTGLAGGSAAASLAEMGYNVKSFCFQDSPRRAHSIAAQGGINAAKNYQNDGDSVYRLFYDTIKGGDYRSREANVYRLAEVSANIIDQCVAQGVPFAREYGGLLDNRSFGGVQVSRTFYAKGQTGQQLLLGAYSAMSRQINKGKITMYNRHEMLDVVIVDGKARGIIARNLVTGKIERHSAHAVVLASGGYGNVFFLSTNAMGSNVTAAWKAHKKGAFFANPCYTQIHPTCIPVSGEYQSKLTLMSESLRNDGRIWVPKNSEDAEAIRKGQKTANDLSEDQRDYYLERRYPAFGNLVPRDVASRAAKERCDAGFGVNETGEAVFLDFASAIERYGKEQANIKGLDENDAKLVNTLGKDVVKAKYGNLFQMYEKITDDNPYETPMKIYPAVHYTMGGLWVDYNLMTNVSGLYACGEANFSDHGANRLGASALMQGLADGYFVLPYTIGDFLADDIRTGTIPTDLPEFDEAEKQVTERIEKLIANKGTKPVDYFHKKLGKIIWNECGMSRNKEGLLKAIDEISALREEFWNDVMVPGDANELNQELEKAGRVADFLELGELMCKDALEREESCGGHFREESQTEEGEALRNDAEYTFVSAWEYAKKPSESPLHKEVLEFENIELKQRSYK; this is translated from the coding sequence ATGAGCACATTAGACGCTAAAATCCCTGAAGGTCCTTTAAAAGACAAGTGGACTAAACATAAAAACGATATTAAATTAGTCAACCCTGCTAATAAGCGATTAATCGACGTCATTGTTGTTGGTACTGGTTTAGCAGGAGGTTCTGCTGCTGCATCTTTAGCTGAGATGGGCTATAATGTCAAATCCTTTTGCTTTCAAGATTCACCAAGACGTGCTCACTCTATAGCTGCACAAGGCGGAATCAATGCGGCAAAAAACTATCAAAATGATGGCGACTCTGTATATCGATTATTTTACGACACTATCAAAGGTGGAGATTATCGCTCAAGAGAAGCTAATGTATATCGATTAGCTGAGGTTAGCGCTAATATCATTGATCAATGTGTAGCTCAAGGCGTTCCCTTTGCTAGAGAATATGGAGGGTTATTAGATAACCGTTCATTTGGAGGAGTTCAAGTCTCAAGAACTTTTTATGCTAAAGGTCAAACTGGACAACAGTTATTGTTGGGGGCTTATTCTGCTATGTCACGACAAATCAACAAGGGTAAAATTACCATGTACAACAGACACGAAATGTTAGATGTTGTTATTGTTGATGGTAAAGCCCGAGGAATTATAGCAAGGAATTTAGTTACGGGTAAGATAGAACGCCATTCTGCTCATGCCGTTGTTTTGGCATCAGGCGGTTATGGCAATGTATTTTTCCTCTCTACCAATGCTATGGGTAGTAATGTTACAGCGGCTTGGAAAGCACACAAAAAAGGTGCGTTTTTTGCTAATCCATGCTACACCCAAATTCACCCAACTTGCATTCCTGTTTCTGGCGAATACCAATCCAAACTGACTTTAATGTCAGAATCATTAAGAAATGATGGCCGTATTTGGGTGCCTAAAAACAGCGAAGATGCTGAAGCAATCCGTAAGGGTCAAAAGACTGCCAATGATTTGTCTGAAGACCAAAGAGATTATTACTTAGAAAGAAGGTATCCAGCTTTTGGAAATTTAGTGCCAAGAGATGTGGCTAGTAGAGCCGCCAAAGAACGTTGTGACGCAGGTTTTGGCGTTAATGAGACGGGCGAGGCTGTATTTTTAGATTTTGCATCTGCCATAGAAAGATATGGAAAAGAACAAGCCAACATAAAAGGTTTAGATGAGAATGACGCTAAATTGGTCAATACTTTGGGTAAGGACGTTGTTAAGGCTAAATACGGTAACCTTTTCCAGATGTATGAAAAAATCACCGACGATAACCCTTATGAAACGCCAATGAAAATTTATCCAGCAGTTCATTATACTATGGGAGGCTTATGGGTGGATTATAATTTAATGACCAACGTTTCTGGTTTGTATGCTTGTGGAGAAGCTAACTTTTCGGATCACGGTGCTAATCGTTTAGGAGCTTCGGCATTGATGCAAGGTCTTGCAGATGGTTATTTTGTTTTACCATATACTATTGGAGATTTTCTAGCAGATGATATCCGAACAGGTACCATACCAACAGACTTGCCAGAATTTGATGAAGCTGAAAAACAAGTGACAGAAAGAATAGAAAAACTTATTGCTAACAAGGGAACCAAACCAGTTGATTATTTCCATAAAAAACTAGGAAAAATCATTTGGAATGAATGTGGCATGTCACGAAATAAAGAAGGCTTGTTAAAAGCAATAGACGAGATTTCTGCCTTACGTGAAGAGTTTTGGAATGATGTAATGGTTCCTGGAGATGCTAATGAGTTAAATCAAGAGTTAGAAAAAGCAGGTCGTGTAGCGGACTTTTTAGAGTTGGGAGAGTTGATGTGCAAAGATGCACTTGAAAGAGAAGAGTCATGTGGCGGACACTTTAGAGAGGAATCTCAAACAGAAGAAGGCGAGGCCTTAAGAAACGATGCTGAATACACTTTTGTGTCGGCTTGGGAATACGCTAAAAAACCATCTGAATCTCCTTTACATAAAGAAGTTTTAGAGTTTGAAAATATAGAGTTAAAACAAAGAAGTTATAAATAA
- a CDS encoding succinate dehydrogenase/fumarate reductase iron-sulfur subunit → MNLTLKIWRQKNANEKGKIVEYKATDISPDMSFLEMMDVVNTDIINRGDEPVAFDHDCREGICGSCSMYINGEAHGPGRAVTTCQLHMREFKDGETIYIEPWRAKAFPVVKDLVVDRSAFDRVIQAGGYVSVNTSGNTIDANAIPIPKEDADDAFSAATCIGCGACVATCKNSSAMLFVSAKVSQLALLPQGQVEREERVLNMVNQMDLEGFGNCTNTGACEVECPKEISLENIARMNREYLSASLKSKK, encoded by the coding sequence ATGAATTTAACGCTCAAAATTTGGCGTCAAAAAAACGCCAACGAAAAAGGTAAAATTGTTGAATACAAAGCAACAGACATCAGCCCTGACATGTCTTTCTTAGAAATGATGGATGTAGTCAATACAGACATTATTAATAGAGGCGATGAGCCCGTAGCTTTTGACCATGATTGTAGAGAAGGTATTTGCGGGAGTTGTTCAATGTATATCAACGGAGAAGCTCATGGTCCAGGTAGAGCGGTTACTACCTGCCAACTTCATATGCGTGAATTTAAAGATGGCGAAACAATTTATATAGAGCCATGGAGGGCAAAAGCATTTCCTGTAGTTAAGGACCTAGTTGTTGATCGTTCGGCTTTCGATAGAGTTATTCAGGCAGGAGGGTATGTTTCTGTCAACACATCGGGCAATACTATTGATGCCAATGCTATCCCTATCCCTAAAGAAGATGCTGATGATGCATTTAGCGCAGCTACTTGTATAGGTTGTGGAGCATGTGTAGCTACTTGTAAAAATTCTTCAGCTATGTTGTTTGTATCAGCTAAGGTCTCTCAACTAGCACTTTTACCTCAAGGTCAAGTAGAACGTGAAGAAAGGGTATTGAATATGGTTAACCAAATGGACTTAGAAGGGTTTGGAAATTGTACAAATACCGGTGCTTGTGAGGTAGAATGTCCTAAAGAAATTTCTCTTGAAAATATAGCTCGAATGAATAGAGAGTATCTGTCAGCCTCTCTAAAGTCTAAGAAATAG
- a CDS encoding Ig-like domain-containing protein, which yields MKHTFYIAVFFLCSCANVVAPTGGPKDMNPPQLLEITPNNKIKNFDRLDVTFIFDELIQINDKKNVFFSPYSKDALKIDVNKNKLTVNFEKELIANTTYYMNLDEVVKDVNEGNIVKELDYLFSTGNTIDTLTISGFVGDAKTSKPLEEVWVGLYKNDADSLVYKETPKYVVKSNKAGEFSFSNLAKDSFYIYAIEDLDNNLKFTIPNEKVGFYDKKVVSQSKGIEMYLFDETALADTVMPIAQDSSLVGYGKLVVDSLPNYPLVLELLKDDHIVRRIKATHKTSIDSLKAGMYSLRLIKDENQNGIWDSGKLIHKRAAEKVWLYPKEINIRDNWDVVIEWETNQ from the coding sequence ATGAAACATACTTTTTATATAGCTGTCTTTTTTTTATGTAGTTGTGCTAATGTTGTAGCTCCGACGGGCGGACCTAAGGATATGAATCCTCCACAACTTTTAGAGATAACTCCAAATAATAAAATCAAGAACTTTGACCGACTTGATGTTACATTTATTTTTGATGAACTAATTCAAATAAATGATAAAAAGAATGTTTTCTTTTCTCCTTACTCTAAAGATGCTTTGAAAATTGATGTCAATAAAAATAAGCTTACAGTGAATTTTGAAAAAGAATTAATTGCAAACACTACCTATTATATGAACCTTGATGAAGTTGTAAAAGACGTCAATGAAGGCAATATTGTCAAAGAGCTAGACTATTTATTTTCTACCGGAAATACAATTGACACCTTAACTATTAGTGGATTTGTTGGGGATGCCAAAACATCAAAGCCCCTAGAGGAAGTTTGGGTAGGGCTATACAAAAATGATGCGGACAGCCTAGTGTACAAAGAAACACCTAAATATGTAGTTAAAAGCAACAAGGCTGGAGAATTTTCATTTTCAAATCTAGCTAAAGACTCCTTTTATATATATGCCATAGAGGACTTAGATAACAACTTAAAGTTTACAATACCCAATGAGAAAGTAGGCTTTTATGATAAAAAAGTCGTCAGCCAATCTAAGGGAATAGAAATGTACTTATTCGACGAAACAGCACTAGCTGATACTGTTATGCCAATTGCTCAAGACAGCTCATTGGTTGGCTATGGTAAACTTGTTGTTGACTCCCTGCCAAATTATCCCTTAGTCCTTGAATTATTAAAAGATGATCATATTGTTCGTAGAATAAAGGCAACACACAAAACATCGATAGACTCCTTGAAGGCAGGTATGTACTCTTTAAGGCTAATAAAAGATGAAAATCAAAACGGAATTTGGGATAGTGGTAAGCTAATCCATAAACGTGCTGCTGAAAAGGTTTGGCTTTACCCTAAAGAAATAAACATAAGAGATAACTGGGATGTGGTAATTGAATGGGAAACTAATCAATAG
- the thiL gene encoding thiamine-phosphate kinase encodes MSLLEDKTPNRTPLSKLGEFGLIQHISKNFELKNDTSVFGIGDDCAVIDVGQHFQLITTDMLIEGVHFDLTYTPLKHLGYKSVVVNLSDIYAMNGLPKQITVSIALSNRFPLEAVEELYEGIRLACVAYNVDLVGGDTTSSTSGLCLSITAIGEVAKDKIVYRSGAKEHDLIVVSGDLGSAYLGLQLLNREKQVFESNPQMQPDLQNKDYVLQRQLKPEARKDIIDLFESKGIVPSSMIDISDGLSSELLHLCSNSKVGCAIYEEKLPLDFMAISTAEEFNISAATCALNGGEDYELLFTISQSHYDTIKDDPDLTIIGHITDKSHGSVLVTKDENHQPLTAQGWNAL; translated from the coding sequence ATGAGTTTATTAGAAGATAAAACGCCAAATCGCACACCATTATCTAAGTTGGGAGAGTTTGGTTTGATACAACATATCAGCAAAAATTTTGAGTTAAAAAACGATACTTCCGTCTTTGGTATAGGAGACGATTGTGCGGTCATTGATGTTGGTCAGCATTTTCAACTCATTACTACTGATATGTTGATTGAAGGGGTACATTTTGATTTAACATATACACCTCTTAAGCATTTGGGCTACAAATCTGTAGTGGTCAATTTATCTGATATTTATGCTATGAATGGTTTGCCTAAGCAAATTACGGTCAGTATAGCCCTGTCTAATCGTTTTCCTTTGGAAGCTGTTGAAGAACTTTATGAAGGAATTCGTCTTGCTTGTGTTGCCTATAATGTGGATTTAGTTGGTGGCGATACGACTTCTTCAACAAGTGGTTTATGTTTGAGTATTACAGCTATTGGCGAGGTTGCTAAAGATAAAATAGTATATAGAAGCGGAGCTAAAGAGCATGATTTAATTGTTGTTTCTGGCGATTTAGGCTCAGCTTATTTAGGTCTTCAGCTATTGAACAGAGAGAAACAGGTTTTTGAATCTAACCCTCAAATGCAGCCTGACCTTCAGAATAAAGATTATGTCCTTCAAAGACAACTAAAACCTGAGGCTAGAAAAGATATTATTGATTTGTTTGAATCTAAAGGTATTGTTCCTAGTTCAATGATAGACATCTCTGACGGGCTATCATCGGAGTTATTGCATTTATGTAGCAATTCAAAGGTAGGCTGTGCTATTTATGAAGAAAAGTTACCTCTAGACTTTATGGCAATTTCTACTGCTGAAGAATTTAATATTTCTGCCGCTACTTGCGCTTTGAATGGAGGGGAAGATTACGAATTATTATTTACGATTAGTCAATCCCACTACGACACCATAAAAGATGATCCTGACTTAACCATTATTGGTCATATTACTGATAAAAGTCACGGCTCAGTGTTGGTTACCAAAGATGAAAATCATCAGCCGCTTACTGCTCAAGGGTGGAACGCCTTATAA
- the sufB gene encoding Fe-S cluster assembly protein SufB, whose translation MTEEDKILEEVTGAEYKYGFTTNVESDTIPKGLNEDVIRLISKKKEEPQWLLEHRLKAFESWKKMEEPDWANIKYKKPNYQDIIYYAAPKQKKELKSLDELDPEMKKTFDKLGISLDEQKKLAGVAVDFVMDSVSVATSFKDKLAELGIIFCSISEAVKEHPELVKKYLGTVVPTTDNFFSALNSAVFTDGSFCYIPKGVKCPMELSTYFRINQAGTGQFERTLVIADEGSYVSYLEGCTAPMRDENQLHAAVVELIAMDDAEIKYSTVQNWYPGDANGVGGVFNFVTKRGICHKRSKISWTQVETGSAVTWKYPSCILKGDDSIGEFYSVAVTNNYQQADTGTKMIHLGKNSKSTIISKGICAGKSEGSYRGLVKIQKSAENARNFSQCDSLLMGDKCGSHTFPYIEVKNKSAKIEHEATTSKIGEDQIFYCNQRGIGTEEAIALIVNGYCKDVLNQLPMEFAVEAQKLLAISLEGSVG comes from the coding sequence TTGACAGAAGAAGATAAAATATTAGAAGAAGTTACAGGAGCAGAATATAAGTATGGCTTTACCACTAATGTAGAAAGTGATACCATACCAAAAGGTCTCAACGAAGATGTTATTCGCCTAATTTCCAAGAAAAAAGAAGAGCCACAATGGTTGTTAGAACACCGTTTGAAGGCCTTCGAATCGTGGAAAAAAATGGAAGAGCCTGATTGGGCAAATATCAAATACAAAAAGCCCAATTACCAAGATATCATCTATTATGCTGCACCCAAGCAAAAGAAAGAACTCAAAAGTTTGGACGAGCTAGACCCTGAGATGAAAAAGACTTTTGACAAACTTGGAATTTCCCTTGATGAACAAAAAAAATTAGCCGGAGTAGCAGTAGATTTTGTGATGGATAGTGTTTCTGTAGCTACTAGTTTTAAAGACAAACTAGCTGAGCTAGGTATCATTTTTTGTTCCATTAGTGAGGCCGTAAAGGAACACCCTGAATTGGTCAAAAAATACTTAGGAACGGTTGTTCCTACTACCGACAATTTCTTTTCGGCACTAAACTCAGCCGTCTTTACCGATGGTTCGTTTTGCTATATTCCTAAAGGCGTAAAATGCCCTATGGAACTATCCACCTACTTTAGAATAAACCAAGCTGGAACAGGACAATTTGAGCGCACATTAGTTATTGCTGATGAGGGCAGTTATGTTAGCTATTTAGAGGGATGTACTGCACCTATGCGAGATGAAAATCAATTGCACGCCGCTGTGGTTGAGCTTATCGCTATGGACGATGCAGAAATAAAATACTCAACAGTACAAAATTGGTATCCTGGTGATGCCAATGGTGTTGGTGGCGTTTTCAATTTTGTAACTAAAAGAGGGATTTGTCATAAGCGTTCAAAAATTTCTTGGACACAAGTAGAAACTGGTTCAGCTGTGACATGGAAATACCCCTCTTGCATACTAAAAGGCGATGACTCCATAGGTGAGTTTTACTCGGTAGCCGTTACCAACAACTACCAACAAGCCGATACAGGAACAAAGATGATTCACTTGGGTAAAAATTCAAAAAGCACCATCATATCAAAAGGCATTTGTGCTGGCAAAAGTGAAGGAAGTTATAGGGGCTTAGTGAAAATACAAAAGAGCGCAGAGAATGCTAGAAATTTCTCGCAATGCGATTCTCTATTAATGGGAGATAAATGCGGTTCGCACACCTTCCCCTATATTGAAGTAAAAAATAAAAGTGCCAAAATAGAGCATGAAGCAACCACCTCAAAAATTGGAGAAGATCAAATATTCTACTGCAATCAAAGAGGAATAGGAACGGAAGAAGCCATAGCGCTAATCGTTAATGGCTATTGCAAAGATGTACTTAATCAATTACCAATGGAATTTGCCGTTGAGGCACAAAAACTACTAGCCATTAGTTTGGAAGGTAGTGTTGGATAA
- a CDS encoding iron-sulfur cluster assembly accessory protein, giving the protein MIQVTNEAKVKLLALMKEEGKDADAFVRVGVNSGGCSGLSYDLGFDTNENEDDKSFEDNGIKIVVNKKSYLYLIGTILEYSGGLNGKGFVFNNPNASRTCGCGESFAV; this is encoded by the coding sequence GTGATTCAAGTTACTAACGAAGCAAAGGTTAAACTACTCGCTTTAATGAAAGAAGAAGGCAAAGATGCTGATGCTTTTGTTAGAGTAGGTGTAAATAGTGGAGGCTGTTCTGGTCTTTCCTATGATTTAGGCTTTGATACTAATGAAAATGAAGACGATAAATCCTTTGAAGACAACGGCATAAAAATCGTAGTCAACAAGAAAAGTTATTTGTATTTGATAGGCACTATTTTAGAATATTCAGGCGGGTTGAATGGTAAAGGCTTTGTCTTTAACAACCCTAATGCCTCAAGAACCTGTGGCTGTGGGGAGAGTTTTGCAGTATAA